A window of Sulfurimonas gotlandica GD1 contains these coding sequences:
- a CDS encoding F0F1 ATP synthase subunit B, producing MSRILLLIIMISTYALASSGAEGGGTDIIQRTVNFLLFFGLVWYLVAEPAKNYFAARSQGIADELQKVQDKLSESVSLKKEALTKISDAEKFAEELVTVSKRENKIINDNIMLQCEADLETITKQNTSLMEFEQRKMVRTVVQDVLSEVLSQSSDSFDKEAMASVILKKVA from the coding sequence GTGAGTAGAATTTTACTATTAATTATAATGATATCAACTTATGCATTAGCATCTAGTGGTGCAGAGGGCGGAGGAACAGACATTATCCAAAGAACGGTAAACTTTTTACTATTTTTTGGTCTTGTTTGGTACCTTGTTGCTGAACCTGCTAAAAACTATTTTGCTGCGAGAAGTCAGGGAATTGCTGATGAGTTGCAAAAAGTACAAGATAAGTTAAGTGAGTCTGTTTCTCTTAAAAAAGAGGCGCTAACTAAAATTTCTGATGCTGAAAAGTTTGCAGAAGAGTTAGTAACTGTTTCAAAAAGAGAAAACAAAATCATAAATGACAACATCATGCTTCAATGTGAAGCAGACTTAGAAACAATTACTAAGCAAAATACTTCATTGATGGAGTTTGAACAAAGAAAAATGGTTCGAACTGTTGTTCAGGATGTATTAAGTGAAGTATTAAGTCAAAGTAGTGATAGTTTTGATAAAGAAGCTATGGCTAGTGTTATCTTAAAGAAGGTGGCATAG
- a CDS encoding OmpA family protein codes for MKSIVFSSIVMALLVFSGCADKKPAVDEKVKEEVVAQEVEAVKTETVSAEDATVGESSMEKSDSNEMKMANLEKELSTVYFDFDKFVIRSDMESKVTNSATVANNTAKAFTVKLEGNCDEWGSDEYNFALGLKRASTVKKALMAEGVNETRITMVSYGESNPVCNDKTQDCWSKNRRVDFKLLP; via the coding sequence ATGAAAAGTATAGTATTCTCAAGTATCGTAATGGCACTTTTAGTTTTTAGTGGATGTGCAGACAAGAAGCCTGCAGTAGATGAAAAAGTAAAAGAAGAAGTAGTTGCCCAAGAAGTTGAAGCCGTAAAAACTGAAACTGTATCCGCTGAAGATGCAACAGTTGGTGAAAGCAGTATGGAAAAATCAGATTCTAATGAGATGAAAATGGCGAACCTAGAAAAAGAATTATCAACTGTATATTTTGATTTTGACAAGTTTGTTATACGTTCTGATATGGAATCAAAAGTTACAAATTCTGCTACTGTTGCAAATAATACTGCAAAAGCATTCACTGTAAAGCTTGAAGGTAACTGTGATGAGTGGGGTAGTGATGAATATAACTTCGCACTAGGTCTAAAAAGAGCTTCTACTGTAAAAAAAGCATTAATGGCTGAAGGTGTAAACGAGACTCGTATCACTATGGTGAGCTATGGTGAAAGTAACCCAGTGTGTAATGATAAAACTCAAGATTGTTGGTCAAAAAACCGTCGCGTAGACTTTAAACTTCTTCCGTAA
- the atpC gene encoding ATP synthase F1 subunit epsilon, giving the protein MDKLRLEILTPNGEIFNDDVVSVTLPGEEGEFGVLPQHASLTTLLEAGVIDIEKDDKSVESILINWGVVQVDEAKVIVLVEGAVAIRGDNESDIATALEDAKKLINDIADSNPAIASVSARIESAAKRLLY; this is encoded by the coding sequence ATGGATAAGTTAAGACTTGAAATCCTAACTCCTAATGGTGAAATCTTTAACGATGACGTCGTTAGCGTAACTCTTCCAGGTGAAGAGGGAGAGTTCGGTGTTTTACCACAGCATGCTTCATTAACAACTCTGTTGGAAGCTGGTGTGATTGATATCGAAAAAGATGATAAATCAGTTGAGTCAATTTTAATAAACTGGGGTGTAGTTCAAGTTGACGAAGCCAAAGTAATTGTTTTAGTTGAAGGTGCTGTTGCTATTCGTGGTGATAATGAAAGTGATATTGCAACTGCACTTGAAGATGCAAAAAAACTTATTAATGATATTGCTGATTCAAATCCAGCAATTGCTTCTGTTTCAGCTAGAATTGAATCAGCAGCAAAAAGATTACTATATTAG
- a CDS encoding FoF1 ATP synthase subunit B', translating into MLDINPILLLATFVVFLSLIAVLNSWLYNPLFSFMNKRNDDIKKDLQKVGNNDDEINELNSKAQSIITNAKLEAAALREKVIQDAKELADSKLEAKRAELASQYLEFEQSLAQSKEQLTSDIMSQVPLFKEAVKAKFSQI; encoded by the coding sequence ATGTTAGATATAAATCCGATACTACTTTTAGCTACATTTGTTGTATTTCTTTCACTAATTGCCGTTCTAAACAGTTGGCTTTATAATCCTTTATTTAGTTTTATGAATAAAAGAAATGATGACATCAAAAAGGACCTACAAAAAGTAGGTAATAATGATGATGAAATCAACGAACTTAATTCAAAAGCTCAATCAATAATTACAAATGCTAAGCTGGAAGCTGCGGCCCTAAGAGAGAAAGTTATACAAGATGCTAAAGAGTTAGCAGATAGTAAGTTAGAAGCGAAGCGTGCTGAATTAGCTAGCCAATATTTAGAATTTGAGCAATCACTTGCTCAATCTAAAGAACAGTTAACAAGTGACATTATGTCACAGGTTCCACTGTTTAAAGAAGCTGTTAAAGCTAAATTTAGTCAAATATAA
- a CDS encoding F0F1 ATP synthase subunit delta codes for MEELIAKRYIKALKQGSDAQTMQNMTVVFSALAQSFKDAKFIQIIDNPNVTKEEKLEIILAAVKPAKSETIDSLVKILVEKKRLFIIPALAEAMRKDMVNTSKTYSGVVYSDSDIDAKVIEDLSSGLSKKFDSNISLEFIKDNFNGIKVDVEDLGIEINFSKTRINNQIIEHIVKAI; via the coding sequence ATGGAAGAATTAATTGCAAAAAGATATATCAAAGCTCTAAAACAGGGTTCTGATGCACAGACAATGCAAAATATGACTGTAGTCTTTTCAGCATTGGCCCAATCATTTAAAGATGCAAAATTTATCCAAATTATTGACAATCCAAATGTAACTAAAGAAGAAAAATTAGAAATTATTTTAGCAGCAGTTAAACCTGCTAAGTCTGAAACTATTGATTCTTTAGTGAAAATACTTGTAGAGAAAAAACGTCTATTTATCATTCCTGCGCTTGCTGAAGCTATGAGAAAAGACATGGTTAATACAAGTAAAACTTATAGCGGTGTTGTTTATAGTGATAGTGATATAGATGCCAAAGTTATAGAAGACTTAAGTAGTGGTTTGAGTAAAAAATTTGATTCAAATATTTCATTAGAATTTATTAAAGACAACTTTAATGGTATTAAAGTGGATGTAGAAGATCTTGGCATAGAGATTAATTTTTCTAAAACAAGAATTAATAATCAAATTATAGAACATATAGTAAAAGCAATTTAA
- the tolB gene encoding Tol-Pal system protein TolB yields MRILFILLFIFSLSHANDATIEVIKKVESLPTLAVEDSSVSYDDTFRLKFFKALVADLNVISLFNVDRHHRQTHFNDSAVMVDNKDMDYVLRYKMFEDDDGALNIDLKLIHKENIALNKKYRISRKNVFMFVSHTIAYDINEFMGAPSVEWMKRRVIFSRVVAPQKTEVVISDYTLAYQHTVVKGGFNIFPKWANNAQNAFYYTSLDEKKPTLKYVDIKTGKSKAIISSDGMMICSDVSRNGKKLLLTMAPKGQPDVYLYDVDTFKTQQLTTYGGIDVNAQFMDSETIVFISGRLGYPNVFSKKIGSNSVEQMVYYGKSNSACSTHGEYIVYKARESSNAFSTNTFNLHLISTKTDFIRRLTATGVNEFPRFSIDGDAILFIKNYKAQSSIGIIRLNHNKNYLFPLKYGKLQAMDW; encoded by the coding sequence TTGAGAATATTATTTATACTTTTATTCATATTTAGTTTATCGCATGCAAATGATGCAACAATTGAAGTTATTAAAAAAGTAGAATCTCTTCCTACATTAGCAGTTGAAGATTCATCAGTAAGTTATGATGATACGTTTAGATTAAAGTTTTTTAAGGCTTTAGTTGCAGATTTAAATGTAATATCACTATTTAACGTAGATAGACATCATAGACAAACCCACTTTAATGACTCAGCTGTTATGGTTGATAATAAGGATATGGACTACGTTTTAAGATATAAGATGTTTGAAGATGATGACGGTGCTTTAAATATTGATCTTAAACTTATACATAAAGAAAATATAGCTCTAAATAAAAAGTATAGAATCAGTAGGAAAAATGTTTTTATGTTTGTTTCTCATACAATAGCTTACGATATTAATGAGTTTATGGGAGCCCCATCGGTTGAGTGGATGAAGCGAAGAGTTATTTTTTCTAGAGTTGTTGCTCCACAGAAAACTGAAGTAGTAATTTCAGATTACACTCTTGCGTATCAGCATACTGTCGTGAAGGGTGGGTTTAATATCTTTCCAAAATGGGCTAATAATGCTCAAAATGCATTTTATTATACATCTTTAGACGAAAAAAAGCCTACACTTAAATATGTTGATATTAAAACTGGAAAAAGTAAGGCTATTATATCTTCAGATGGTATGATGATCTGTTCTGATGTAAGCAGAAATGGAAAAAAACTACTACTTACAATGGCTCCAAAAGGTCAACCTGATGTCTATTTATATGATGTAGATACTTTTAAGACTCAACAACTAACTACATATGGCGGAATTGATGTTAATGCGCAATTCATGGACAGTGAAACAATTGTATTTATATCTGGCAGACTAGGTTACCCAAATGTTTTTTCTAAAAAAATTGGTAGTAACAGTGTAGAGCAAATGGTATATTATGGTAAGAGTAATTCAGCATGTAGTACACATGGAGAATATATAGTATATAAGGCAAGAGAGAGTTCAAATGCATTCTCAACAAATACTTTTAACTTACATTTGATCTCAACAAAGACAGATTTTATTAGAAGACTTACAGCTACTGGTGTAAATGAGTTTCCTAGATTTTCTATAGATGGAGATGCCATATTATTTATTAAAAACTATAAAGCTCAAAGTTCTATAGGTATTATAAGATTAAATCATAATAAGAATTATCTGTTTCCTCTTAAGTATGGTAAGTTACAAGCAATGGATTGGTAA
- a CDS encoding ExbD/TolR family protein codes for MYDFEDKPELNITPLVDVMLVLLAILMVIAPNIIYEEQIKLPQGSMSKQLSKIPPVHISIDKELNVKINKDNYQLHEFMDNFFLYSKKLDLKATVLISADKTLDYGVVMSVLAAVKQAGFSEVSLATNG; via the coding sequence ATGTATGATTTTGAAGATAAACCAGAGCTAAATATTACTCCACTTGTGGATGTAATGTTAGTTTTACTAGCTATATTAATGGTAATAGCTCCAAATATTATATACGAAGAGCAAATAAAACTGCCACAAGGCTCAATGAGCAAACAGCTTTCTAAAATACCACCAGTACATATATCTATAGATAAAGAACTAAATGTTAAAATAAATAAAGACAATTATCAACTACATGAATTCATGGATAATTTTTTTCTTTATTCTAAAAAATTAGATTTAAAAGCTACGGTACTTATTAGTGCAGATAAAACTTTGGACTATGGTGTTGTTATGTCAGTTTTGGCTGCAGTAAAACAAGCAGGCTTTTCTGAGGTTTCATTAGCTACAAATGGGTAA
- the atpD gene encoding F0F1 ATP synthase subunit beta, with amino-acid sequence MIGKISQVMGPIVDVDFDGYLPIINEAIEVQISLEGAETRLVLEVAAHLGDGRVRTIAMDMSEGLVRGMNATATGSPIKVPVGDKVLGRIFNVIGETIDGGEQVTDSPTWSIHRAPPPLVDQSTTTEMFETGIKVVDLLAPYSKGGKVGLFGGAGVGKTVIIMELIHNVAMGHDGLSVFAGVGERTREGNDLYHEMKDSNVLDKVALCYGQMSEPPGARNRIALTGLTMAEYFRDEMNLDVLMFVDNIFRFAQSGSEMSALLGRIPSAVGYQPTLAREMGALQDRITSTKNGSITSVQAVYVPADDLTDPAPASVFAHLDATTVLNRKIAEKGIYPAVDPLDSTSRLLDPQIIGEEHYSVARGVQQTLQKYKDLQDIIAILGMDELSEDDKNVVERARKIEKFLSQPFFVAEVFTGSPGKYVSLEDTIKGFKAILNGECDDMPENAFYMVGGMDEVIEKAAKQKK; translated from the coding sequence ATGATTGGTAAAATAAGCCAGGTTATGGGCCCGATTGTTGATGTTGATTTTGATGGTTATCTTCCAATAATTAATGAAGCAATCGAAGTTCAAATTAGTTTAGAAGGTGCTGAAACTCGTTTAGTACTTGAAGTTGCGGCTCACTTAGGTGATGGTCGTGTTAGAACAATTGCTATGGATATGAGTGAAGGTTTAGTACGTGGTATGAATGCTACTGCTACTGGTTCACCTATAAAAGTTCCAGTTGGAGATAAGGTACTTGGTCGTATCTTTAATGTAATTGGTGAGACTATTGATGGAGGCGAGCAGGTAACTGATTCACCTACTTGGTCGATTCACCGTGCACCTCCACCTCTAGTTGATCAGTCAACTACTACTGAGATGTTTGAGACAGGTATCAAAGTTGTTGATTTACTTGCTCCTTACTCTAAAGGTGGTAAAGTTGGTCTATTCGGTGGTGCTGGTGTTGGTAAAACAGTTATTATCATGGAACTTATTCACAATGTTGCAATGGGTCATGATGGTCTATCTGTATTTGCTGGTGTTGGTGAAAGAACTCGTGAAGGTAATGACCTTTACCACGAGATGAAAGATTCTAACGTACTTGATAAAGTTGCACTTTGTTATGGTCAGATGAGTGAGCCTCCAGGAGCACGTAACCGTATTGCTCTTACTGGTCTTACAATGGCTGAGTACTTTAGAGATGAGATGAATCTTGACGTTCTAATGTTCGTTGATAATATATTCCGTTTCGCTCAATCAGGTTCTGAAATGTCAGCACTTCTTGGTCGTATCCCTTCAGCTGTTGGTTACCAACCAACTCTAGCTCGTGAAATGGGTGCATTACAAGATCGTATTACATCAACTAAAAATGGTTCAATTACTTCTGTTCAAGCTGTTTACGTACCAGCGGATGACTTAACTGACCCTGCTCCAGCTTCTGTTTTTGCTCACTTAGATGCAACTACAGTACTTAACCGTAAAATTGCTGAAAAAGGTATCTATCCTGCAGTTGATCCACTAGATTCAACTTCAAGATTACTTGATCCACAAATTATTGGTGAAGAGCACTATTCTGTAGCACGTGGTGTTCAACAAACACTTCAAAAGTACAAAGATCTTCAAGATATTATTGCAATTCTTGGTATGGATGAACTTTCTGAAGATGATAAAAATGTTGTTGAAAGAGCTCGTAAAATTGAGAAATTCTTATCTCAGCCATTCTTCGTTGCAGAGGTATTTACAGGTTCTCCTGGTAAATATGTTTCTCTAGAAGACACTATAAAAGGTTTCAAAGCAATCCTTAATGGTGAATGTGATGATATGCCGGAAAATGCATTCTACATGGTTGGTGGTATGGATGAAGTAATTGAAAAAGCTGCAAAGCAAAAAAAATAA
- a CDS encoding ParB/RepB/Spo0J family partition protein — protein MMKSQKLGRGLDALLGEIDEAYENEGSSRDEVMELPLKDIRPNPYQPRKQFDENSLLELGESIKNDGLLQPIIVTQDFDGYVLIAGERRLRASKLVKLKTIRAILIHSDENKMRQFALIENIQRDELNAIELAEAYSELIKMYDVTQEELANKIHKSRTHITNTIRLLQLSPKTQKALVEKKITAGHAKVLIGLDEKQQQLMVNSIIGQKLSVREVEGIIKNMKEEKNSSEPKNNFVEYDFSDIKERFDFLGFKAKASKNKLTIEFDNESQISDFLKYISK, from the coding sequence ATAATGAAATCTCAAAAACTCGGCCGTGGATTAGACGCTCTTTTAGGTGAAATAGATGAAGCCTATGAAAATGAAGGTTCATCAAGAGATGAAGTTATGGAATTGCCTCTTAAAGATATCAGACCAAATCCATATCAGCCAAGAAAGCAGTTTGATGAAAATTCTCTTTTAGAACTTGGTGAATCTATCAAAAATGATGGCCTTCTTCAGCCTATTATTGTTACTCAAGATTTTGATGGATATGTGTTAATAGCAGGCGAGAGAAGACTTCGTGCATCTAAGTTAGTAAAACTAAAAACAATTCGTGCAATACTTATTCACTCTGATGAGAATAAAATGAGACAGTTTGCACTTATTGAAAATATTCAAAGAGATGAGTTAAATGCAATTGAACTGGCAGAAGCTTATAGTGAATTAATTAAGATGTATGATGTGACACAAGAAGAACTTGCAAATAAAATACATAAAAGCAGAACGCACATTACTAATACTATCAGACTATTACAATTATCCCCTAAAACACAAAAAGCTTTAGTTGAGAAAAAAATTACAGCTGGACATGCAAAAGTTTTAATCGGACTTGATGAAAAACAACAACAACTTATGGTTAACTCGATTATTGGTCAAAAACTTAGCGTAAGAGAAGTTGAGGGAATTATTAAAAACATGAAAGAAGAAAAAAACTCTTCCGAGCCTAAAAATAATTTCGTTGAGTATGATTTCTCTGATATTAAAGAAAGATTTGATTTTCTTGGGTTTAAAGCCAAAGCTTCTAAAAATAAATTGACTATAGAGTTTGACAATGAAAGTCAAATTAGTGATTTTTTAAAGTATATCTCAAAATAG
- a CDS encoding TonB C-terminal domain-containing protein — MGNNNSYFYISGFISLSLFAFFASLIIYMLFTKSNVDIYALKKDNYISISLNMPEIQTSSKKSVATPIEENSVIEPSDVNIDDLFSDVWTKSIKKQNIVEKNVDNKRLLEIGKKFKTIDKNSVKPVSEKLTDNSVVEKSDDSQKISTANAVNEYLAKIQALVYQNFVPPQNSQGHSVKAIIELSAIGKVMDFRILTYSANSSLNDECDKIKDRLLGVLFPANPQNKSGNYVIMLTSKE; from the coding sequence ATGGGTAATAATAACTCATATTTTTATATAAGTGGTTTTATTTCTTTATCACTTTTTGCTTTCTTTGCATCTCTCATTATTTATATGTTATTTACAAAATCAAATGTTGATATATACGCTTTAAAAAAAGATAACTATATATCTATATCTCTAAATATGCCAGAAATACAAACAAGTTCAAAAAAAAGTGTTGCTACACCTATAGAAGAAAATAGCGTTATCGAGCCCAGCGACGTTAATATTGATGACTTGTTCAGTGATGTATGGACTAAAAGTATTAAAAAACAAAATATAGTTGAAAAAAATGTTGACAACAAAAGATTATTGGAGATTGGGAAAAAATTCAAAACTATTGATAAAAATAGTGTTAAGCCTGTATCAGAGAAGTTAACTGATAATAGTGTAGTTGAAAAAAGTGATGATTCACAAAAGATTTCAACTGCAAATGCGGTTAATGAATATTTGGCTAAAATTCAGGCTTTAGTTTATCAGAACTTTGTTCCACCTCAAAATTCTCAAGGACATAGTGTTAAGGCTATTATTGAGTTAAGTGCTATTGGAAAGGTTATGGATTTTAGAATCTTGACTTATTCAGCAAACAGTAGCTTAAATGATGAGTGTGACAAGATAAAAGATAGACTTTTAGGAGTGTTGTTCCCTGCAAATCCGCAAAACAAATCCGGAAATTATGTAATTATGTTAACATCCAAGGAGTAA
- the atpA gene encoding F0F1 ATP synthase subunit alpha, with the protein MVAKIQADEISSIIKERIDNFELSVDINETGKIVSYADGVAQVYGLNNVMAGEMVEFDEGTRGLVMNLEESVVGVVILGLGTELKEGMSVKRLGRLLKVPVGDALLGRVVNALGEPIDGKGPIETTETRFVEEKAPGIMDRKSVHEPLATGIKAIDALVPIGRGQRELIIGDRQTGKTTVALDAIINQKGNGVICIYVAIGQKESTVAQIIRRLEEHGALEYTIIVSSTAAEAAALQFLAPYTGVTMGEYFRDNARHGLIVYDDLSKHAVAYREMSLILRRPPGREAYPGDVFYIHSRLLERAAKVSDEKGAGSLTALPIIETQAGDVSAYIPTNVISITDGQIFLETELFNSGVRPAINVGLSVSRVGGAAQIKATKQVAGTLRLDLAQYRELQAFAQFASDLDETSRNQLERGQRMVEVLKQGPFSPLSAEKQVVIIFAGNEGFLDDFAPSNVVRFEAELYPFIEASYPQIFENIRSSSKVDDDTNALMIKALEEFKATFVVA; encoded by the coding sequence GTGGTAGCAAAAATTCAAGCTGATGAAATCAGCTCAATAATTAAAGAGCGTATCGATAACTTTGAATTAAGTGTTGATATTAACGAAACAGGTAAAATCGTTTCTTATGCTGATGGTGTTGCACAAGTTTACGGACTTAACAACGTTATGGCTGGAGAAATGGTAGAGTTCGACGAGGGAACAAGAGGTTTAGTAATGAACCTTGAAGAAAGTGTAGTAGGTGTAGTAATACTAGGCCTAGGTACAGAACTTAAAGAAGGTATGTCTGTTAAAAGACTTGGTCGTCTTCTTAAAGTTCCTGTAGGAGATGCACTTTTAGGCCGTGTAGTAAATGCACTTGGTGAGCCAATTGATGGTAAAGGTCCAATTGAAACTACTGAAACTCGTTTCGTAGAAGAAAAAGCACCTGGTATTATGGATAGAAAATCTGTTCATGAACCATTAGCTACTGGTATCAAGGCTATTGACGCACTTGTTCCAATCGGTAGAGGTCAAAGAGAGCTTATTATTGGTGATAGACAAACTGGTAAAACAACTGTTGCACTAGACGCTATTATCAATCAAAAAGGTAACGGTGTTATTTGTATCTATGTTGCAATCGGTCAAAAAGAATCAACTGTAGCACAGATTATTCGTCGTTTAGAAGAGCATGGTGCATTAGAATATACAATTATTGTATCTTCAACAGCTGCTGAAGCTGCTGCACTTCAATTTTTAGCTCCATACACTGGTGTTACTATGGGTGAGTACTTCCGTGATAATGCAAGACATGGTCTAATCGTATATGATGATTTATCTAAGCATGCAGTTGCATATCGTGAGATGTCACTTATTCTTCGTCGTCCTCCGGGCCGTGAAGCATACCCTGGTGATGTTTTCTATATCCACTCTCGTCTTTTAGAAAGAGCTGCAAAAGTTTCAGATGAAAAAGGTGCAGGTTCTTTAACTGCTCTTCCAATTATTGAAACTCAAGCTGGTGATGTTTCGGCATATATTCCAACTAATGTTATCTCTATTACAGATGGTCAGATTTTCCTAGAGACTGAACTATTCAACTCAGGTGTACGTCCAGCGATTAACGTTGGTCTTTCTGTATCTCGTGTTGGTGGTGCTGCTCAGATTAAAGCTACTAAGCAAGTTGCTGGTACTTTACGTCTTGACCTTGCTCAGTATCGTGAACTACAAGCATTTGCTCAGTTCGCATCAGACCTTGATGAGACATCTCGTAATCAACTAGAACGTGGACAAAGAATGGTAGAAGTTTTAAAACAAGGACCTTTCTCTCCACTTTCTGCTGAGAAGCAAGTTGTTATTATTTTTGCTGGTAACGAAGGCTTCTTAGATGATTTTGCTCCATCAAATGTAGTTCGTTTTGAAGCTGAGTTATATCCATTTATTGAAGCATCATATCCTCAAATTTTTGAGAATATCAGAAGCTCTTCTAAAGTAGATGATGATACTAATGCATTAATGATTAAAGCACTTGAAGAATTCAAAGCTACTTTTGTAGTGGCATAA
- the atpG gene encoding ATP synthase F1 subunit gamma translates to MANLKDIQRQIKSVSNTQKTTRAMKLVSTAKLRRAEELAKRSRLYAAKMNQVIAEIAGRIKCNKVGGIDNRCFIEIENPKMVDIIFVTADKGLCGGFNIQTIKAVKKLIAEYKEKNVKVRLRGIGKKGVEFFKYNEVEMFDSVTNLSSKPDKERADEFIMTSIEDYKDGKIDGLHLIYNGYKNMITQELHVNKVLPVDTEQFECDDIQNSMLEIEAQDEEHMLDSLVSRYVEYAMYYALIDSVAAEHSARMQAMDTATNNAKDMVKSLNVQFNKARQAAITTELIEIISGVESMK, encoded by the coding sequence ATGGCAAACTTGAAAGATATTCAAAGACAGATAAAGAGTGTTTCTAACACTCAAAAGACAACTCGTGCTATGAAGCTTGTATCTACTGCAAAGCTTCGTCGTGCAGAAGAGCTTGCAAAACGCTCTCGTCTTTATGCTGCAAAAATGAATCAGGTTATTGCCGAAATAGCTGGACGCATTAAATGTAATAAAGTTGGAGGAATTGACAATCGTTGTTTTATCGAGATTGAAAATCCAAAAATGGTTGACATTATTTTTGTAACTGCAGATAAAGGTCTATGTGGTGGTTTTAATATTCAAACTATTAAAGCCGTTAAAAAACTAATTGCAGAATACAAAGAAAAAAATGTAAAAGTGCGTCTGCGCGGAATCGGTAAAAAGGGTGTTGAGTTCTTTAAATATAACGAAGTTGAAATGTTCGACTCAGTTACTAATTTAAGTTCAAAACCTGATAAAGAAAGAGCTGATGAGTTCATCATGACTTCTATTGAAGATTATAAAGATGGTAAAATCGATGGTCTTCATTTGATTTACAATGGATACAAAAATATGATAACGCAAGAGTTACATGTTAATAAAGTATTACCAGTAGATACAGAGCAATTTGAGTGTGATGATATTCAAAACTCGATGCTTGAAATAGAAGCTCAAGATGAAGAACATATGCTTGATTCTTTAGTGAGTAGATATGTTGAATACGCTATGTATTATGCACTTATAGATTCAGTAGCTGCTGAACATAGTGCTAGAATGCAAGCTATGGATACTGCTACTAATAATGCAAAAGATATGGTTAAGTCACTAAATGTTCAATTTAATAAAGCTAGACAAGCAGCTATTACTACAGAACTTATAGAGATTATAAGTGGTGTGGAGTCTATGAAATAA
- a CDS encoding MotA/TolQ/ExbB proton channel family protein yields the protein MINNLIDFYLKSHPVTLGVLALLSVYFIVLNWVFFYRYFSINSWLQNENSSLESLLLGASTVSVKSFLNNFLKTSTNVSKEILGLAMLAATKEATKGLSLLSIFASTTPFIGLFGTVVSILDTFTHIGQSTGSMSVISSGVSDALVATAAGIFVAIFAYTYHQVLKRKSFELVSCLQMQSDAVLARKV from the coding sequence ATGATCAACAATCTCATAGATTTTTATCTTAAAAGTCACCCAGTAACTTTGGGTGTACTGGCTCTATTGTCAGTATATTTTATTGTTCTTAACTGGGTGTTTTTCTACCGCTATTTTTCTATTAATAGTTGGCTACAAAATGAAAACAGCTCATTAGAGTCTCTTCTTTTGGGTGCTTCAACTGTTAGTGTGAAATCTTTTTTAAATAACTTCTTAAAAACCAGTACTAATGTTAGTAAAGAGATTCTAGGATTAGCAATGCTTGCTGCTACGAAAGAGGCAACTAAAGGCTTATCTTTACTATCTATATTTGCATCAACCACTCCGTTTATAGGACTTTTTGGAACTGTTGTATCAATTTTGGATACTTTTACACATATAGGTCAAAGTACAGGAAGTATGTCAGTTATTTCTAGTGGTGTTTCAGACGCACTAGTAGCTACTGCAGCCGGCATATTTGTTGCAATTTTTGCATATACATATCACCAAGTTTTAAAAAGAAAATCTTTCGAACTTGTTAGTTGCCTTCAGATGCAAAGTGACGCAGTTCTAGCTAGAAAAGTTTAG